The proteins below come from a single Hippocampus zosterae strain Florida chromosome 5, ASM2543408v3, whole genome shotgun sequence genomic window:
- the LOC127600750 gene encoding zinc finger protein 665-like gives MAESRGDGPRRTFDFSESESEDDSEENVLEMAEKTLPGKQALSDAEELYKKADRPSSAKELSEDRLENVYSIDYVIEEHGETDNGQDIDSTNKHEKFRMVCNECGTSFPRREMFYLHRHYHADKDELVPLNCLECGLSFKDRRSLMKHRHVHQEEPKYEEEARFQCAECDNFFPTAPKLRRHQCTDTDDMPYHCTLCRKEFIVRCAVAKHMLHHSEEGSWTCNECGQSFPDYRTLRCHQRCHPVLKPFECPECGLSFTHSSVMEAHRRKHTERLRSFLCPICGKTFTYTSLVQERQNLCTSETPFCCPDCAHQADSRVCTGASCCKEKSRSDELKRAFSCRLCLQKNSAPSNLRARMQFHEVECKSHEKSFKPHPEIEKGSEGGGSK, from the exons ATGGCCGAGTCCCGAGGAGATGGACCGCGGAGGACCTTTGACTTCTCCGAATCCGAATCCGAGGACGACTCGGAAGAGAATG TTTTGGAGATGGCTGAGAAAACGCTCCCAGGAAAGCAAGCACTTTCTGACGCTGAGGAACTATATAAGAAGGCTGATCGACCAAGCTCTGCGAAAGAACTATCTGAGGATCGACTGGAAAATGTGTACTCAATAGATTATGTGATTGAAGAACACGGTGAGACTGACAATGGGCAGGACATTGATTCAACAAATAAGCATGAAAAGTTTCGTATGGTCTGCAACGAATGTGGAACGTCCTTCCCCCGCCGTGAGATGTTCTACCTTCACCGCCACTATCATGCAGACAAGGATGAACTCGTTCCACTCAACTGTTTAGAATGCGGACTTTCCTTTAAGGATCGTCGCAGCCTCATGAAACACAGACATGTGCATCAAGAGGAGCCAAAGTATGAGGAGGAAGCTCGTTTTCAGTGTGCAGAATGTGACAATTTTTTCCCAACGGCGCCAAAACTGAGGCGTCACCAATGCACCGATACAGATGACATGCCTTATCATTGTACGTTGTGCCGCAAAGAGTTCATAGTAAGGTGTGCTGTCGCGAAGCACATGCTCCACCACTCAGAAGAGGGCAGCTGGACGTGCAACGAGTGTGGTCAAAGCTTTCCAGACTACAGGACATTGCGCTGCCACCAGCGATGTCACCCTGTCCTCAAACCCTTCGAATGTCCAGAATGCGGCCTGTCTTTCACACACAGCTCCGTCATGGAAGCCCATCGGCGCAAGCACACTGAGCGACTCCGCTCTTTCCTGTGTCCCATTTGCGGCAAGACCTTCACATACACAAGTCTGGTTCAAGAACGCCAGAATCTGTGCACCAGCGAGACGCCCTTCTGTTGTCCTGATTGTG CCCACCAAGCAGACTCCCGTGTCTGCACCGGCGCAAGTTGTTGCAAAGAAAAGAGCCGCAGTGACGAATTAAAACGTGCTTTTAGCTGTCGCCTTTGTCTGCAGAAAAACAGCGCGCCATCCAACCTAAGAGCCCGCATGCAATTTCATGAAGTGGAGTGCAAGTCGCACGAGAAAAGCTTCAAGCCACATCCAGAGATTGAAAAAG GTTCTGAAGGAGGGGGGTCCAAGTAA